One region of Pirellulales bacterium genomic DNA includes:
- a CDS encoding branched-chain amino acid ABC transporter substrate-binding protein, giving the protein MHRIHFWTVWASTAAAACICGCNTSSSTPSGSTTATLRVNPDAPKSGAIRIVSSLPRTGSAKQQSDTIVNGIKMAFDEAEYKVGDFTIEYSDLDDATAAAGQWTAESEAANAKEAANDPNVMVYIGPYNSGAAKTSMPILNNVGLLMISPAVSAVGLTKPGKGEDNEPGVYRPTGKPNFTRVVPADDLQGSYGADWAHQLGIKSAYILDDNQVYGKGLADIFRDRCQELEIEVLGQDSIDEKEQDFKPLMTKIKSTNPDMIYFGGTTQTKGGQICKDMVAAGLNCKLMVPDGCYEAAFIEAAGPENANGRVYATFGGLPPKNQVGKGKEFVEKYQEKYGSMPEAYAIYGYEAGKVALEAIRQAGVKDRAAILGAAFLIKDFDGALGKWSFDENGDTTLKKLSGSIVRDGDFEFVRILGEEKN; this is encoded by the coding sequence ATGCATCGAATCCATTTCTGGACGGTATGGGCATCGACGGCCGCGGCAGCCTGCATTTGCGGCTGCAATACTTCGAGTTCGACACCGTCGGGCAGCACTACCGCCACGTTGAGAGTCAACCCCGACGCGCCCAAATCGGGCGCCATTCGGATTGTTTCCAGTCTGCCGCGTACCGGCAGTGCGAAGCAGCAGAGCGATACAATTGTGAATGGTATCAAAATGGCGTTCGATGAGGCCGAATACAAAGTAGGCGATTTCACAATCGAGTATTCCGATCTCGATGACGCCACCGCCGCTGCCGGGCAGTGGACGGCCGAAAGCGAAGCCGCCAATGCAAAAGAAGCCGCAAACGACCCCAACGTAATGGTATATATCGGCCCCTATAATTCGGGGGCGGCAAAAACATCAATGCCGATTCTCAATAATGTCGGCTTGCTGATGATCAGCCCCGCAGTATCGGCCGTTGGCTTGACGAAGCCCGGCAAAGGTGAAGACAACGAGCCGGGCGTCTATCGTCCCACCGGCAAGCCAAACTTTACTCGCGTCGTGCCTGCCGACGATTTGCAAGGCTCCTATGGTGCCGACTGGGCGCATCAGCTAGGAATAAAGAGCGCCTACATTTTGGACGACAATCAGGTGTATGGAAAAGGGTTGGCCGACATTTTTCGCGACCGCTGCCAAGAACTGGAAATCGAAGTGCTTGGCCAGGACAGCATCGACGAGAAAGAGCAGGACTTTAAGCCGCTGATGACAAAAATCAAATCGACCAATCCCGACATGATTTACTTTGGCGGCACAACACAAACCAAAGGCGGACAAATTTGCAAAGATATGGTCGCCGCCGGACTCAATTGCAAGCTGATGGTTCCCGATGGTTGTTACGAAGCGGCATTCATCGAAGCTGCCGGCCCCGAAAACGCCAATGGCCGCGTCTACGCGACGTTCGGTGGACTACCACCAAAAAACCAAGTTGGCAAGGGCAAGGAGTTCGTCGAAAAATACCAAGAAAAATACGGCAGTATGCCCGAAGCCTACGCCATTTATGGCTACGAAGCCGGTAAAGTGGCACTCGAGGCCATTCGCCAAGCGGGCGTCAAGGACCGAGCGGCAATTCTGGGTGCCGCTTTTCTCATCAAAGATTTCGACGGCGCGCTGGGAAAATGGTCGTTCGACGAAAACGGCGATACGACGCTTAAAAAGCTCAGCGGCAGCATCGTCCGCGACGGCGATTTTGAATTTGTGCGGATCCTGGGAGAGGAAAAAAATTAA
- the ald gene encoding alanine dehydrogenase: protein MIVGIPQEVKSDEYRVAMLPVGVEEMSRAGHQVFVQRDAGVGSGLPDHLYELAGAKMVDTAAEIFAVADMIVKVKEPQPAEIAMLRRGQVMFTYFHFAADRTLTESFLTSGATAVAYETLRDELGRLPLLTPMSEVAGRMSIQEGAKYLEKPQMGRGILLGGVPGVAPANILILGGGVVGANAAKVAAGFGANIALLDVNMDRLRYLDDITPANVDVLYSDRHTVREYLKLADLVVGAVLIPGAKAPRLVERDELKLMKPGSVIIDVAIDQGGCVETARPTTHSEPTYMIDEVLHYCVTNMPGAVGRTSTYALCNVTLPWALQIAKHGIEQAAKISRPIAQAVNIIDSEVTNRAVAETFGITLKNRFAA, encoded by the coding sequence GTGATTGTCGGAATTCCGCAAGAAGTGAAGAGCGACGAATATCGGGTAGCAATGCTGCCCGTGGGCGTTGAGGAAATGAGTCGCGCCGGGCATCAGGTCTTCGTACAGCGCGATGCAGGCGTCGGTTCGGGATTGCCCGATCATTTGTACGAACTTGCCGGCGCAAAAATGGTCGATACGGCCGCGGAGATTTTTGCCGTAGCCGACATGATCGTAAAAGTCAAAGAACCGCAGCCGGCAGAAATTGCTATGTTGCGCCGCGGGCAGGTAATGTTTACCTACTTTCACTTTGCGGCAGATCGAACATTGACCGAATCGTTTTTGACCAGCGGTGCAACCGCCGTGGCCTACGAGACGCTGCGCGACGAACTCGGACGCTTGCCGCTGCTCACGCCCATGAGCGAAGTCGCTGGGCGCATGAGTATTCAGGAAGGGGCTAAGTATTTGGAAAAGCCGCAAATGGGCCGCGGCATTCTCCTAGGCGGCGTGCCCGGCGTGGCGCCGGCGAATATTCTCATTCTGGGCGGCGGGGTCGTTGGAGCGAACGCGGCAAAAGTCGCCGCAGGATTTGGAGCAAACATTGCACTGCTCGACGTGAACATGGATCGACTGCGGTATCTCGACGACATTACTCCCGCCAATGTAGACGTGCTATATAGCGATCGCCACACGGTACGCGAATATCTGAAACTCGCCGATCTTGTGGTTGGTGCGGTGCTCATTCCCGGCGCCAAAGCGCCGCGTCTGGTCGAGCGCGACGAATTGAAGTTGATGAAGCCCGGCAGCGTGATTATCGACGTCGCGATCGACCAAGGAGGTTGCGTCGAAACGGCCCGTCCCACCACGCACAGCGAACCGACCTACATGATTGATGAAGTGTTGCACTACTGCGTCACGAATATGCCCGGCGCGGTGGGTCGCACAAGCACCTACGCCCTGTGCAACGTCACGCTCCCCTGGGCGCTGCAAATCGCCAAGCACGGCATTGAGCAAGCGGCCAAAATCAGCCGCCCGATCGCCCAGGCAGTGAACATTATCGATAGTGAAGTCACCAATCGAGCCGTGGCCGAGACATTTGGGATCACGCTGAAAAATCGCTTTGCAGCATAG
- a CDS encoding LamB/YcsF family protein, with amino-acid sequence MKTSVDLNCDLGELIGDDARLLDAEIVKLVSSVNIACGFHAGNPRIMQRTVELAAKYGVGIGAHPGLADRASFGRHPIAIAAAELYADFLYQIGALSAFANAADQPLQHVKMHGALVEMARSDDSLAQAMCRATRDADAHLIWLSPAGVAAQAATEMGLRVVREFYADRAYHANGSLVSRKLPDAVIDDVVKIDDRITQLFESETVATLEGQRIPIAFESICIHSDTPQALKIAQVVRDVCERRSVAVKSFSKSVD; translated from the coding sequence GTGAAAACTTCCGTTGATCTCAACTGCGACCTTGGCGAACTGATCGGCGACGATGCACGCCTGCTCGACGCGGAAATCGTCAAGCTCGTCAGTTCAGTCAATATCGCTTGTGGGTTTCATGCCGGCAATCCGCGGATCATGCAACGCACGGTGGAACTGGCGGCCAAGTACGGCGTGGGAATCGGTGCGCATCCAGGGCTAGCCGACCGCGCAAGTTTTGGCCGCCATCCCATTGCCATCGCGGCCGCCGAGCTTTATGCCGACTTCCTGTATCAAATTGGCGCGCTTTCAGCGTTTGCCAATGCGGCAGATCAGCCGCTACAACACGTAAAAATGCATGGGGCGCTTGTGGAAATGGCTCGATCCGACGATTCGTTGGCCCAGGCAATGTGTCGAGCGACGCGAGACGCTGATGCGCATCTGATTTGGCTGTCGCCGGCGGGAGTGGCCGCACAAGCAGCCACGGAAATGGGACTGAGAGTGGTAAGAGAATTCTATGCCGATCGAGCGTATCATGCCAACGGCTCATTGGTCTCGCGGAAGTTGCCGGACGCGGTGATCGACGACGTAGTGAAAATCGACGATCGAATCACGCAGTTGTTCGAGAGCGAAACGGTGGCTACTCTTGAAGGCCAACGAATTCCAATTGCATTCGAATCGATTTGTATTCACAGCGATACGCCGCAGGCATTGAAAATCGCGCAAGTCGTTCGCGATGTATGTGAGCGGCGAAGCGTTGCGGTCAAATCGTTTTCGAAATCAGTCGATTGA
- the pxpB gene encoding 5-oxoprolinase subunit PxpB: MTETQIPTLKPVGENALLVEFEPEISVEVNLRVRRLVFALEQAKLPGVAEIIPAYRSLIVYFDVKRSDLSDLMSAVHSCQFDAQAIELPQPRLFQIPTVYGGKDGPDLWQVATEVQRSPDDVVTLFSTRKYPVYCLGFLCSLPYLGGVPRPLNVPRRSTPRMRVPAGSVGIAGRQAVVLPIEMPSGFHYLGRTRMSIYDPARIPPTAIRPGDLVEFPAVSGDEAEQWSGRWLDCPLHAPP, from the coding sequence ATGACTGAAACTCAAATTCCAACGCTGAAACCAGTTGGCGAAAACGCCCTGCTCGTCGAGTTCGAGCCGGAAATCAGTGTCGAAGTCAACCTTCGAGTACGACGATTGGTCTTTGCTTTGGAACAAGCAAAACTGCCAGGAGTGGCCGAAATTATTCCGGCCTATCGTTCGCTGATCGTTTATTTCGACGTTAAACGATCGGATTTGTCCGACCTCATGTCAGCCGTTCATTCGTGCCAGTTCGATGCTCAGGCGATCGAGCTTCCACAGCCGCGACTATTTCAGATTCCCACGGTTTACGGTGGAAAAGACGGCCCCGACTTGTGGCAAGTCGCGACAGAGGTACAGCGTTCGCCGGACGATGTCGTAACGCTGTTCTCGACCCGGAAGTACCCGGTCTATTGCTTGGGATTTCTCTGCTCTTTGCCATATTTGGGAGGAGTTCCGAGGCCGCTGAATGTGCCACGACGGTCTACACCGCGAATGCGCGTGCCAGCCGGATCGGTCGGCATTGCCGGCCGACAAGCCGTCGTATTGCCAATTGAGATGCCATCGGGATTTCACTACCTCGGTCGAACACGGATGAGTATTTACGACCCAGCGCGAATTCCGCCGACAGCAATTCGGCCTGGCGATTTAGTCGAGTTCCCCGCCGTGTCGGGTGACGAGGCGGAACAGTGGTCCGGCCGCTGGTTGGATTGTCCCCTTCACGCTCCACCGTGA
- the mtnA gene encoding S-methyl-5-thioribose-1-phosphate isomerase, protein MASSTKSLQTLHWCGDVDGQLVLIDQTRLPTEFVEIECRDAQSVWEAIRNLRVRGAPAIGIAAAYGVCLGIQAVAQVDEAAWFDRLDEATKYLASSRPTAVNLFWSIERMKRCAEGHRGKTPPREIAAALLKEAHAIYEEDQHMSRSIGRFGSALLQDGQGVLTHCNAGGLATADYGTALAVIFAAHDADKRIHVYADETRPLLQGARLTAWELQRRGIDVTLICDSMAAQVMREGRVQTAIVGADRIAANGDTANKIGTYGVALLAAAHNIPLYVAAPSSTFDLSIASGEQIPIELRPAEEITHGFGRQTAPTGVRAYNPAFDVTPARLIRAIITERGIIEPVNAQTIADVL, encoded by the coding sequence ATGGCCAGCAGCACCAAATCACTCCAGACACTGCATTGGTGCGGCGATGTTGACGGCCAACTCGTGCTGATTGACCAAACGAGGCTGCCAACCGAATTCGTTGAAATCGAATGCCGCGACGCGCAATCAGTTTGGGAGGCGATTCGCAACTTGCGAGTTCGCGGCGCACCGGCAATTGGCATTGCAGCGGCATACGGGGTGTGCTTGGGAATACAAGCCGTCGCCCAGGTTGACGAAGCGGCATGGTTCGATCGACTGGACGAAGCGACCAAGTACTTGGCTTCCAGCCGTCCGACGGCGGTCAATCTCTTTTGGTCGATTGAGCGAATGAAGCGATGCGCCGAAGGGCATCGCGGAAAAACACCTCCCCGAGAAATTGCCGCCGCATTGCTGAAAGAAGCACACGCGATTTACGAAGAAGACCAGCACATGAGCCGTTCGATTGGAAGGTTTGGATCGGCGCTGCTCCAGGATGGTCAAGGCGTGCTGACGCATTGCAATGCCGGGGGCCTGGCCACGGCCGATTATGGCACGGCGCTGGCCGTGATTTTTGCTGCGCACGACGCCGATAAACGCATTCACGTCTATGCTGATGAAACGCGGCCCCTGCTTCAAGGCGCTCGACTCACCGCGTGGGAGCTTCAGCGGCGCGGCATCGACGTAACTCTTATTTGCGATTCGATGGCCGCTCAAGTGATGCGCGAGGGCCGCGTGCAAACGGCGATCGTCGGCGCCGATCGGATTGCGGCCAACGGCGATACGGCCAACAAAATCGGTACCTACGGTGTTGCGCTACTGGCTGCGGCTCACAACATTCCGTTATACGTGGCGGCTCCAAGCAGCACGTTCGACTTGTCGATTGCCAGCGGCGAGCAAATTCCGATTGAACTGCGCCCTGCCGAAGAAATCACGCACGGCTTCGGTCGACAAACCGCCCCGACTGGCGTTCGTGCGTACAATCCGGCATTCGATGTCACCCCGGCAAGATTGATTCGAGCAATTATCACCGAGCGCGGCATCATCGAGCCCGTGAACGCTCAAACGATCGCCGACGTGCTGTGA
- a CDS encoding MFS transporter: protein MIDSTLGSSRLTAVQWLVCIIAVIGFAFDTYELLMLPLVLRPALMEFGFSPSPNDPSFAYWRGMLFFVPAFAGGIFGLLGGYLTDRLGRRRVLTWSILIYAFSAFAAGFSTNIYQLLFFRCTTFIGVCVEFVAAVAWLAELFPDHKQRERVLGYTQAFSSVGGLLVAYANGLAVKHAADLPFSIGLPQFLDFLGEIQNPHAAWRYTLMSGLIPAIPLIVIRPFLPESPSWKSKKDAGTLKRPSLAELFSPDLRHTTIITTAMFALSYGAAFGAIQQMPQIAPGMPDVSAKIAAALNTNEARTMVKKRLASDEVKKMLAGQPPEAQEKIIAEQIAIASRPISAPIVQAAASNYTKVQEYGGLAGRFLLALLVIRIVSRRALLRVFQIPGLIVMPIVFGYLAMNNQELFAIGSWHVSSFAVGMFLVALFTVGQFSFWGNYLPRVYPLHLRGTGESFAANIGGRMIGTSFAFLASNIATLQFIPGKTDPEKMAFAAGLIGFGVYLFGLILSCWLPEPKREQLLE, encoded by the coding sequence ATGATCGACTCGACGCTTGGTTCGTCGCGGCTCACTGCCGTACAATGGCTCGTCTGTATCATCGCAGTCATTGGATTTGCGTTCGACACCTATGAACTGCTGATGCTGCCGCTGGTGTTGCGGCCGGCTCTGATGGAGTTTGGATTTTCGCCGTCTCCCAATGATCCATCGTTTGCCTACTGGCGAGGTATGCTGTTCTTTGTTCCCGCTTTTGCGGGCGGAATTTTTGGTCTGCTGGGCGGATATTTGACAGATCGGCTGGGGCGGCGCCGAGTGCTTACGTGGAGCATCTTGATTTATGCATTTTCGGCGTTTGCGGCGGGCTTTTCGACGAACATTTACCAATTGCTGTTCTTTCGCTGCACGACGTTCATTGGCGTATGCGTCGAATTTGTCGCCGCCGTCGCATGGCTGGCCGAATTGTTTCCCGATCACAAGCAGCGAGAACGAGTATTGGGATACACGCAAGCGTTTAGCTCGGTGGGCGGTCTGCTTGTCGCGTACGCCAATGGACTCGCCGTGAAGCATGCCGCCGATCTGCCGTTTTCGATCGGCTTGCCGCAGTTTTTAGATTTCTTGGGCGAAATCCAAAACCCGCATGCGGCCTGGCGCTACACATTGATGTCGGGCTTGATCCCGGCAATTCCGTTGATTGTGATCCGTCCTTTCTTGCCGGAGTCACCATCGTGGAAGTCGAAGAAAGATGCTGGCACGCTGAAACGGCCAAGCCTGGCGGAATTGTTCTCCCCTGACCTTCGCCACACGACAATCATAACGACGGCAATGTTTGCGCTGAGCTACGGTGCGGCATTTGGGGCGATTCAGCAAATGCCGCAGATTGCGCCTGGCATGCCCGACGTTTCCGCAAAAATAGCAGCGGCACTCAATACGAATGAGGCTCGGACGATGGTAAAAAAGCGGTTGGCATCGGATGAAGTCAAGAAAATGCTCGCAGGACAGCCGCCGGAAGCGCAAGAGAAAATTATTGCCGAACAAATAGCGATCGCAAGCCGACCGATCTCCGCGCCAATCGTACAAGCCGCTGCGTCCAATTACACGAAAGTCCAAGAATATGGTGGTCTCGCAGGGCGGTTTTTGTTGGCGCTTCTCGTCATTCGCATCGTCAGCCGGCGAGCGTTGTTGCGAGTGTTTCAGATTCCTGGCCTCATTGTCATGCCGATCGTCTTCGGTTATTTGGCAATGAACAATCAGGAACTGTTCGCAATCGGCAGTTGGCACGTTAGTTCGTTCGCGGTGGGGATGTTTCTGGTTGCTTTATTCACCGTCGGGCAATTCAGCTTTTGGGGCAACTATCTGCCGCGAGTTTATCCGTTGCATTTGCGCGGCACTGGCGAAAGCTTCGCCGCCAATATCGGCGGGCGGATGATTGGTACATCGTTCGCGTTTTTGGCCAGCAACATTGCCACGCTTCAGTTTATTCCTGGCAAGACCGATCCCGAAAAAATGGCATTCGCCGCGGGATTAATCGGATTTGGCGTGTATTTGTTCGGCTTGATCTTGTCGTGCTGGCTGCCAGAGCCAAAGCGTGAGCAATTGCTGGAATAA
- a CDS encoding MFS transporter: MSKPINSTAVPHASSSAGKWMALIAAILGWLFDGFEMGMFPLIGKPALAALLGPKSDQAADWFGVIMAVFLVGAATGGVIFGWLGDRIGRVRAMSLSIVTYAIFTGLCGFATEAWHIAVLRFVASLGMGGEWSLGVALVIELWPDRSRTFVAGMIGAASNVGFLLVGILSLRLLQVVGDVQELMRGIGLGETTIDYLTSNQAWRLLMIAGALPALLVFLIRLFVPESERWQHERDKGATSHWATRDLIGVLVGCCGAGSVIFCWTPLVNNSAIRIIGTVMGVAVAFFGYAYPVWCYMRRAEQAGALTVESRATNTRNLLLGALISGIALLGTWGALQWAPRWAAESLQSDPLKHAKEYTQIYSALGAIVGTIAAAYLAGVVGRRMAYSLICVGSFVSALYLYLGNDQFDAKFLFAMFTAGAMTAAFYGFFPLYLPELFPTKVRATSQGFAYNFGRIIAAIGTLQTANLMKLFDGNFPMAGSILSGIYLLGLLAIWFCPETKGKPLPE; encoded by the coding sequence ATGTCAAAACCGATCAATTCAACTGCTGTTCCCCACGCCTCTTCTAGCGCCGGCAAATGGATGGCACTGATTGCTGCCATTCTGGGCTGGCTGTTTGATGGCTTTGAAATGGGCATGTTCCCACTCATCGGCAAGCCGGCGCTGGCGGCGCTGCTGGGTCCAAAAAGCGACCAGGCGGCCGATTGGTTTGGCGTGATCATGGCCGTGTTTCTGGTTGGGGCGGCGACCGGTGGAGTGATCTTTGGTTGGCTCGGCGATCGAATTGGTCGCGTGCGGGCGATGTCGCTTAGCATTGTCACCTACGCAATCTTCACCGGACTTTGCGGCTTCGCGACCGAAGCCTGGCACATTGCCGTGCTGCGGTTTGTCGCCTCGTTGGGCATGGGGGGCGAATGGTCGCTGGGCGTAGCACTGGTCATCGAGCTGTGGCCCGACCGGTCGCGCACTTTTGTAGCCGGTATGATTGGGGCGGCATCTAATGTCGGCTTTTTGCTCGTGGGGATACTTAGCCTGAGATTGCTCCAAGTCGTTGGCGACGTGCAGGAGTTGATGCGGGGAATTGGCCTAGGCGAGACAACGATCGACTATTTGACTTCCAACCAGGCTTGGCGGCTGCTCATGATTGCCGGGGCATTGCCAGCGCTGCTGGTTTTCTTGATCAGGCTATTTGTGCCAGAATCGGAACGTTGGCAGCACGAACGCGACAAAGGCGCCACCTCTCATTGGGCAACGCGCGATTTAATTGGTGTGTTGGTCGGCTGCTGCGGGGCCGGTTCGGTGATCTTCTGCTGGACTCCGCTTGTGAACAATTCCGCTATCCGAATCATCGGCACAGTCATGGGCGTTGCCGTGGCATTCTTTGGATACGCGTATCCCGTGTGGTGCTACATGCGGCGGGCAGAGCAAGCCGGCGCACTCACCGTGGAAAGCCGCGCCACGAATACTCGGAACCTGTTGCTTGGTGCGCTGATCAGTGGTATTGCGCTGTTGGGAACATGGGGGGCTTTACAATGGGCGCCGCGCTGGGCCGCCGAAAGCTTGCAGTCCGATCCACTCAAGCATGCCAAAGAGTATACGCAAATCTATTCGGCGCTCGGGGCGATTGTTGGCACGATTGCAGCGGCGTACTTAGCGGGCGTTGTGGGGCGGCGGATGGCATACTCGCTAATTTGCGTCGGTTCGTTCGTATCGGCACTGTATTTGTATCTGGGCAACGACCAGTTCGACGCGAAATTTCTCTTCGCGATGTTCACAGCCGGAGCGATGACGGCGGCGTTCTACGGGTTTTTCCCGCTCTATTTGCCGGAGCTGTTTCCGACCAAAGTCCGCGCGACCAGTCAGGGATTCGCCTACAATTTTGGGCGAATCATTGCCGCCATCGGCACACTACAAACGGCGAATTTGATGAAATTGTTCGACGGCAACTTTCCGATGGCAGGCTCGATCCTCAGCGGCATTTACTTACTGGGGCTATTGGCAATCTGGTTCTGCCCTGAAACCAAGGGAAAGCCGCTGCCCGAATAG
- a CDS encoding biotin-dependent carboxyltransferase gives MKAVHEVLKIIKPGSLATIQDAGRPGLRRYGIPPSGAMDQSSYAVANRLVGNSAGAASIEIALGGFVAEAITSLTVAIGGGNLDPHLNEKSVPMWTAFAIAAGDRLTFPRRISGCRAYLAIRGGFHALTFLESKSVFSKGRMGRALLAGDILSIERELPVLQRSAQNCDEALKLNFSPPHRIRVILGPQTDYFTPRGIDTFLNSEYRLSSNSDRQGLRTSGPAIEFANSPDIISDPTPLGAIQVPGDGQPIVLHRDGQVTGGYPKIAVVASADLDRFAQMFPGDVLQFEAISRESAIELVRQC, from the coding sequence ATGAAAGCCGTGCATGAAGTTCTCAAAATCATTAAGCCGGGATCGTTGGCAACAATTCAAGACGCCGGTCGGCCAGGGCTGCGCCGATACGGCATTCCGCCATCGGGGGCGATGGATCAATCATCGTACGCCGTCGCCAATCGATTGGTTGGCAATTCAGCCGGCGCAGCGTCGATTGAAATCGCTTTGGGTGGGTTCGTTGCCGAAGCGATTACGTCTCTTACGGTTGCCATTGGCGGCGGCAACTTAGATCCGCATTTGAACGAGAAATCGGTGCCGATGTGGACGGCCTTCGCAATCGCTGCCGGCGATCGACTAACTTTTCCGAGGCGAATCAGCGGCTGTCGTGCCTATTTGGCCATTCGCGGAGGATTTCATGCTCTCACTTTCCTCGAGTCCAAATCGGTATTCTCGAAAGGGCGGATGGGAAGGGCGCTACTGGCCGGCGATATCCTGTCGATCGAGCGCGAACTTCCAGTCCTGCAACGATCGGCGCAAAATTGCGACGAAGCGTTAAAGCTGAATTTTTCGCCGCCGCATCGCATCCGCGTGATTCTTGGCCCGCAAACCGATTACTTCACACCGCGCGGCATCGATACTTTCCTGAATTCCGAGTATCGACTCAGCTCAAATTCCGATCGCCAGGGCTTGCGAACGAGCGGACCGGCGATTGAATTCGCCAACAGCCCCGACATCATTTCAGATCCCACACCGCTGGGCGCGATTCAAGTTCCCGGCGATGGCCAACCCATTGTGCTGCATCGCGATGGTCAAGTGACTGGCGGTTATCCGAAAATCGCGGTCGTGGCGTCGGCTGATCTCGACCGCTTCGCCCAAATGTTTCCCGGTGACGTGCTGCAATTCGAAGCGATCTCACGCGAGTCGGCGATCGAGCTTGTGCGCCAGTGCTGA
- a CDS encoding acyl-CoA dehydrogenase family protein — MTLTQREKQIAEAEELLGDRRQNVGFAKGLFFGTYANRKLLPYPDLPADQQIAAMADELRAFCQTEIDPVAIDREAMIPQRVIEGLGKLGMLGACVPVEYGGRSLSQTQYCRLLEVLGGHCASTALFVNAHHSIGPRAVVLFGTPDQRQRWLPKSATGEWINAFALTEPEAGSDAANVQTTATPTDDGRGYVLNGEKRWITNGGIAKVLTVMARTPVPDSEATKITAFIVTPDMPGFEVLEARMPKCGVRGSATSRLAFRHMFVPKENILGPLGKGLKVALTVLDFGRVTFGATCTGAAKFCLRKASQHAATRIQFGQPIGTFELVKEKLAYMNAGAFAMEAATYQTAALIDSGEDDYMLETAMLKVFATDTHWRIVNDTIQIFGGKAYFTDEPYERMMRDARINMIGEGANDVLRAFVALVGMRDVGLELKGVLDALSNPLRHFGKIGGFAGRKLESLFRAPEVHVHNSQLQSDADRLGRSVAALGSNVEKLLRTYREDIVDHQYQLGRIADAVIELYISGCVLHRLDATLHYAEAGGDDHQTKRDLVAGRYYLRSAERQINQALANLWSNDDELITEAANAVLP; from the coding sequence ATGACTCTTACCCAGCGTGAAAAGCAAATCGCCGAGGCAGAAGAACTTCTCGGCGATCGCCGACAAAATGTCGGTTTTGCCAAAGGTCTGTTCTTTGGCACGTATGCCAATCGCAAGTTGCTGCCGTATCCCGATTTACCGGCGGACCAGCAAATCGCGGCAATGGCCGACGAACTACGAGCGTTTTGTCAAACGGAAATCGACCCGGTCGCCATCGACCGCGAAGCGATGATCCCGCAGCGCGTGATTGAAGGTCTCGGCAAGTTAGGCATGCTCGGCGCGTGCGTTCCGGTGGAATATGGCGGCCGCAGCCTATCGCAAACGCAATACTGCCGATTGCTCGAAGTGCTCGGCGGACACTGCGCCAGCACGGCATTGTTCGTCAACGCGCATCATTCGATCGGCCCACGTGCCGTCGTCCTTTTTGGCACGCCCGACCAACGGCAGCGCTGGCTGCCAAAATCGGCGACCGGCGAATGGATCAATGCATTCGCGCTTACTGAACCGGAGGCGGGCAGCGATGCTGCGAACGTGCAAACCACCGCCACGCCCACCGACGACGGCCGCGGCTATGTCCTCAACGGCGAGAAGCGCTGGATCACGAACGGCGGCATTGCCAAGGTGCTCACAGTCATGGCGCGCACGCCAGTTCCTGACAGCGAAGCAACGAAAATCACCGCGTTCATCGTGACTCCCGACATGCCCGGCTTTGAAGTCCTCGAAGCCCGCATGCCCAAATGCGGCGTGCGCGGCAGCGCCACCAGCCGCCTTGCGTTTCGACACATGTTCGTGCCGAAGGAAAACATTCTCGGCCCGCTGGGCAAAGGTTTGAAAGTCGCCCTAACCGTCCTCGATTTCGGCCGCGTTACGTTCGGAGCCACTTGCACGGGCGCGGCCAAATTCTGTTTGCGAAAAGCCTCGCAGCACGCCGCCACACGGATCCAATTCGGCCAACCGATCGGCACGTTCGAACTGGTGAAAGAAAAACTTGCCTACATGAACGCCGGCGCTTTTGCCATGGAAGCCGCCACGTATCAAACTGCGGCGCTAATCGATTCGGGCGAAGACGACTACATGCTCGAAACGGCAATGCTCAAAGTGTTCGCCACCGACACCCATTGGCGGATCGTGAACGACACCATCCAAATCTTCGGCGGCAAAGCCTACTTCACCGACGAGCCTTACGAACGCATGATGCGCGACGCACGCATCAACATGATCGGCGAAGGGGCCAACGACGTGCTGCGCGCGTTCGTCGCCCTGGTTGGTATGCGCGACGTCGGCCTGGAACTAAAAGGGGTTCTTGACGCTCTCTCCAATCCGCTCCGCCATTTCGGCAAAATCGGTGGCTTCGCGGGGCGAAAGCTTGAATCGCTGTTCCGCGCTCCCGAAGTCCACGTCCACAACAGCCAGCTTCAATCCGATGCCGACCGTCTCGGCCGCAGCGTCGCGGCACTGGGGAGCAACGTTGAAAAGTTGCTGCGCACCTATCGCGAAGACATCGTTGATCACCAATATCAACTCGGTCGAATCGCCGATGCCGTGATCGAACTTTACATTAGCGGCTGCGTCCTTCACCGGCTCGATGCGACGCTACATTACGCCGAAGCTGGCGGTGACGACCATCAAACCAAACGCGATCTTGTTGCCGGCCGCTACTACCTCCGCAGCGCTGAACGGCAAATTAATCAGGCCCTCGCGAACCTCTGGAGCAACGATGATGAGCTGATCACGGAAGCGGCAAACGCAGTTTTGCCGTAA